One genomic window of Plasmodium coatneyi strain Hackeri chromosome 12, complete sequence includes the following:
- a CDS encoding Phosphoethanolamine N-methyltransferase: MNSESVDIEYLENNQYSDEGIKAYEFIFGEDYISSGGIVATTKILSDIHLEPNSKVLDIGSGLGGGCKYINQKYDAYVHGVDICEKMITVAKLRNKDKAKIEFEAMDILKKDFPESTFDMIYSRDSILHLPYVDKKKLFEKCYKWLKPNGILLITDYCADKIENWDEEFKAYIQKRKYTLLPIQDYGDLIKSCKFQNVEAKDISDYWLELLQMELNKLEEKKDEFLKVYPTEEYNSLKDGWTRKIKDTKRHLQKWGYFKAQKMI; encoded by the exons atgaatagcGAATCAGTAGATATCGAATACCTGGAGAACAACCAATACTCTGATGAAG GAATAAAAGCCTATGAATTTATATTTGGAga GGATTACATTTCCTCTGGAGGAATAGTTGCAACGACGAAAATTTTGAGCGACATACATTTGGAACCAAATTCGAAAGTACTAG ACATCGGCTCCGGCCTCGGTGGCGGCTGCAAATACATAAATCAGAAGTACGATGCGTATGTGCACGGAGTGGACATTTGCGAAAAGATGATCACCGTAGCCAAGCTAAGAAACAAAGATAAAGCAAAGATCGAATTTGAAGCAATGGATATTCTGAAGAAAGACTTTCCAGAAAGCACGTTCGACATGATATACAGCAGAGACTCCATTTTACATTTGCCTTatgtggacaaaaaaaagttatttgaaaaatgctACAAGTGGCTAAAGCCAAATGGAATTCTCTTAATAACCGACTACTGTGCTGATAAGATAGAAAATTGGGACGAAGAATTCAAGGCCTACATTCAGAAGAGAAAGTATACCCTCCTTCCTATCCAAGATTATGGAGATCTGATTAAGTCGTGCAAGTTCCAAAATGTGGAAGCAAAGGATATAAGCGACTACTGGCTGGAGTTACTACAGATGGAACTCAACaaattggaggaaaaaaaagacgagtTCTTGAAGGTGTACCCAACTGAGGAGTATAACTCCTTGAAGGACGGGTGGACCAGAAAGATTAAGGACACCAAGAGGCACCTGCAAAAGTGGGGCTACTTCAAGGCGCAGAAGATGATCTGA